In one window of Brassica rapa cultivar Chiifu-401-42 chromosome A07, CAAS_Brap_v3.01, whole genome shotgun sequence DNA:
- the LOC103831812 gene encoding kunitz trypsin inhibitor 4 — translation MMNPMFYFLLALTAVLATTANAGPVLDIDGDIIFHGSYYVIPVIRGPEGGGLTLTPRNGNQCPLFIGQERSEVERGIPVKFSNWRSRVGFVPESENLNIKMDVEATICAQSTYWWVTPAPSHWRSLFIAAGPKPEAGGEDSSRSFFQIRKTETKLNAYKFAFCRDGNDCIDVGKNVEGGVQGLVVSRPPFATPFEVVFVKATEKQTSSKTMSII, via the coding sequence atgaTGAATCCTATGTTTTACTTTCTTCTTGCCTTAACCGCTGTTTTAGCCACGACCGCAAACGCTGGACCAGTTCTCGACATTGATGGTGATATCATATTCCACGGCAGCTACTACGTTATCCCCGTCATCCGGGGCCCTGAAGGTGGCGGCTTAACTCTCACCCCACGCAATGGCAACCAGTGTCCCCTCTTTATCGGACAGGAGCGTTCAGAGGTCGAAAGGGGCATTCCCGTGAAATTCTCAAACTGGAGGTCTAGAGTTGGGTTCGTTCCCGAATCCGAGAACCTCAACATCAAGATGGATGTCGAAGCTACGATCTGCGCTCAGTCAACTTATTGGTGGGTCACTCCAGCCCCCAGTCACTGGAGATCGTTGTTCATAGCGGCTGGTCCTAAGCCAGAAGCTGGAGGAGAAGATTCGTCGAGGAGTTTCTTCCAGATCAGGAAAACTGAAACAAAACTTAACGCTTACAAGTTTGCATTTTGTAGGGACGGCAACGATTGCATCGATGTCGGTAAAAACGTGGAAGGTGGCGTTCAGGGTTTGGTTGTATCTAGGCCACCATTCGCTACCCCATTCGAGGTTGTGTTCGTGAAAGCTACTGAGAAACAGACTTCATCCAAGACCATGTCTATTATCTGA
- the LOC103831810 gene encoding kunitz trypsin inhibitor 4 has product MKLMFYFLLALTAIFAATANAGGPVLDADGDIIFNGSYYVLPLVWGPAGGGLTLTSGDYKKCPLYIGQDSSEVNMGIPIKFSNWKSKVGFVPESESLSIEMDTKATICGQSTYWWVAAPDMPKMLFVTAGPNPKEHVEDSRRSFFQIKKAEDFRIGYKIVFCPQDNYCMDVGIHEDDNHGIRRLALSSEPFSVRFVKAYGTEISYKTMSII; this is encoded by the coding sequence ATGAAGCTAATGTTTTACTTCCTTCTTGCCTTGACTGCTATTTTTGCCGCCACCGCAAACGCTGGTGGACCAGTTCTCGACGCTGATGGTGATATCATATTCAACGGCAGTTACTACGTTCTCCCCCTCGTCTGGGGCCCTGCAGGTGGCGGCCTGACTCTCACCTCTGGTGATTACAAGAAATGTCCCCTCTATATTGGGCAGGACTCTTCAGAGGTCAACATGGGCATTCCAATAAAATTCTCAAACTGGAAGTCTAAAGTTGGCTTCGTTCCCGAATCAGAGAGCCTCAGCATCGAGATGGACACCAAAGCTACGATCTGCGGTCAGTCAACTTACTGGTGGGTCGCTGCGCCAGACATGCCCAAAATGTTGTTCGTAACGGCTGGTCCTAATCCTAAAGAACATGTGGAAGATTCACGGAGGAGTTTCTTCCAGATCAAGAAAGCTGAAGACTTTCGTATCGGTTATAAGATTGTGTTTTGTCCTCAAGATAATTATTGCATGGATGTCGGGATACATGAGGACGACAATCATGGTATTCGGCGTTTGGCTTTAAGCTCTGAGCCATTCTCAGTTCGGTTTGTGAAAGCTTATGGGACAGAAATTTCGTACAAGACTATGTCTATTATCTAA
- the LOC103831809 gene encoding kunitz trypsin inhibitor 4-like gives MNPLFYFLLGLTAILAATANAGGPVLDTDGDFILDGGSYYVLPIFSGGGLTLTPRGGNQCPLHIGQEYSDVNKGIPVKFSNCRSKFGFVLESVNLNIEMDVKATICFQSTYWWVDECDMAIKKFFIMSGPKPKPGEDSSKSFFQIKKTKYFHNGYTIAFCPNDNDCIDVGIFVDEYGVWRLALSPTPFPVMFVKAIGTETSSKTMYERN, from the coding sequence ATGAACCCTTTGTTTTACTTCCTTCTTGGCTTAACCGCTATTTTGGCAGCGACCGCAAACGCTGGCGGACCAGTTCTCGACACTGATGGTGATTTCATACTCGACGGCGGCAGTTATTACGTTCTCCCCATCTTCTCCGGTGGCGGTTTAACTCTCACCCCCCGTGGTGGCAACCAATGTCCCCTCCATATCGGACAAGAATATTCAGATGTCAATAAGGGTATTCCTGTAAAATTCTCAAACTGTAGATCTAAATTTGGATTCGTTCTCGAGTCAGTTAACCTCAACATCGAGATGGATGTCAAAGCTACGATATGTTTTCAGTCAACCTATTGGTGGGTCGATGAGTGCGACATGGCCATTAAGAAGTTCTTCATAATGTCTGGTCCTAAGCCAAAACCTGGAGAAGATTCATCGAAGAGTTTCTTCCAGATCaagaaaactaaatattttcataaCGGCTACACCATTGCGTTTTGTCCAAACGATAACGATTGCATCGATGTTGGGATATTTGTGGATGAATATGGCGTTTGGCGTTTGGCTTTAAGCCCTACGCCATTCCCGGTTATGTTCGTGAAAGCTATTGGAACAGAGACTTCGTCCAAGACTATGTATGAGAGAAATTAA
- the LOC103831815 gene encoding serine carboxypeptidase-like 3 isoform X2 → MVKYKTVIFFSSSFASLITDRFNSTGPLAMKLDVYNGTVPPLVSTTYSWTKSSSILYLDQPVGTGFSYSRTHLVNKPSDLGEAKQIHEFLQKWLGKHPEFSSNSFYAGGDSYSGKIVPALVQEISKGNYQCCNPPINLQGYVLGNPVTDGKIDSNHRIPYAHGMAFISDELYESLKRNCKGEYTYVDPLNTKCLELIDEYHKCIDGLNLYSILQPWCKTENPDCYYYRCLLVTYWANDKTVRKALQINEESIGEWVRCRYGIPYTYDIISSVPYHKNNSINGYPSLIFSGDHDMAVPYLGTQAWIRALNYSIIDDWRPWMINDQIAGYTRTYANKMTFATVKGGGHTPEYKPDESSIMFQRWINGQPL, encoded by the exons ATGGTAAAATATAAAACAGTGATCTTCTTCAGCTCTTCTTTTGCGTCTCTGATTACAGATCGATTCAATTCAACAGGGCCTCTGGCTATGAAGCTTGATGTTTACAATGGAACCGTCCCTCCATTGGTCTCTACTACATACTCATGGACAAAG AGTTCAAGCATATTATACTTGGATCAGCCTGTTGGAACTGGCTTCTCCTACTCACGGACTCATCTTGTTAACAAACCTAGTGATTTAGGAGAGGCCAAACAGATCCATGAGTTTCTTCAAAAG TGGCTAGGCAAGCATCCAGAGTTTTCCTCCAACTCTTTCTACGCCGGAGGTGATTCTTATTCCGGTAAGATTGTTCCGGCTCTAGTTCAAGAAATCTCAAAAG GAAATTACCAATGTTGCAATCCTCCAATAAACCTTCAG GGCTACGTGCTTGGTAACCCAGTAACAGATGGAAAAATTGATTCTAACCACCGCATTCCGTATGCTCATGGTATGGCGTTTATCTCTGATGAACTCTACGAG TCGCTAAAAAGAAATTGCAAAGGAGAATATACATATGTTGATCCACTTAACACAAAATGCTTGGAACTCATTGACGAATATCATAAG TGTATAGATGGATTGAACCTATATAGTATACTACAACCTTGGTGCAAAACTGAGAATCCAGATTGCTAT TATTATCGCTGTTTGTTAGTTACATACTGGGCCAATGACAAAACCGTACGCAAAGCTCTTCAAATCAATGAG GAGAGTATAGGGGAATGGGTACGATGTAGATATGGTATTCCTTACACATATGACATTATAAGCAGCGTACCATACCATAAGAATAACAGTATCAATGGATATCCTTCTCTCATCTTCAG TGGTGATCACGATATGGCAGTGCCTTACCTTGGAACCCAAGCTTGGATAAGGGCTCTCAACTATTCTATTATCGATGACTGGAGGCCATGGATGATCAACGATCAAATCGCTGG ATACACAAGGACTTATGCAAATAAGATGACATTTGCTACTGTCAAA GGAGGTGGGCACACGCCAGAGTACAAACCAGATGAAAGTTCTATCATGTTCCAAAGGTGGATCAATGGCCAACCTCTATAA
- the LOC103831808 gene encoding kunitz trypsin inhibitor 4 — MNSHFLHPVTLKSYHTQTKKRMNPVFYFLLALTAVLAATANAAGPIFDTDGDVIFGGSSYYVLPAIWGPTGGGLTLSSLDDKQCPLYIQKEDSEVERGIPVKFSNWKPRVGFVPESENLNIEMDVAATICVQSTYWWVAPSHLPIMTFFIAAGPKPGEDSSRSFFQIKKTGGFHNGYKITFCSGDGGCDDVGIARDANGVGRLAVGSEPFPFVFRKAGETETSPKTMSII, encoded by the coding sequence ATGAATTCACATTTTCTGCATCCAGTAACACTCAAATCTTATCATACACAAACTAAAAAAAGGATGAATCCTGTGTTTTACTTCCTTCTTGCCCTAACCGCTGTTTTGGCCGCGACTGCAAACGCCGCCGGACCAATTTTCGACACTGATGGTGATGTCATATTCGGCGGCAGCAGTTACTACGTTCTCCCCGCTATCTGGGGCCCTACAGGTGGCGGCCTGACTCTCTCCTCCCTTGATGACAAGCAATGTCCTCTTTATATCCAGAAGGAAGATTCAGAGGTCGAAAGGGGTATTCCCGTAAAATTCTCAAACTGGAAGCCTAGAGTTGGATTCGTTCCCGAATCAGAGAACCTCAACATCGAGATGGATGTTGCAGCTACGATCTGCGTCCAGTCAACTTACTGGTGGGTTGCTCCGTCTCACTTGCCCATTATGACTTTTTTCATAGCGGCTGGCCCTAAGCCTGGAGAAGATTCTTCAAGGAGTTTCTTCCAGATCAAGAAAACTGGTGGATTTCATAATGGCTACAAAATTACGTTTTGTTCTGGAGATGGGGGTTGCGACGATGTTGGGATAGCTAGGGACGCAAATGGCGTTGGGCGTTTGGCTGTAGGATCTGAGCCATTCCCGTTTGTGTTCAGGAAAGCTGGTGAGACAGAGACTTCGCCCAAGACGATGTCTATTATCTGA
- the LOC103831811 gene encoding kunitz trypsin inhibitor 4-like: MNPMFYFLLALTAILATTANAGGPVLDIEGNIIFGGSYYVIPVFFGADGGGLTLSPLGNKQCPLYIGQEPSEANMGIPVRFSNWKSRVGFVPESENLNIPMDVKATICVQSTYWWVAVSGMPTVKSLIAAGPKPEPAKDSSKSFFQIKKDGDSSNGYNIVFCPNDKDCIDVGIFVDKDGVRRLALSSTPFPVMFLNSTDETETSFKKTMSII; encoded by the coding sequence ATGAATCCTATGTTTTACTTCCTTCTTGCCTTAACCGCTATTTTGGCTACGACAGCAAACGCAGGCGGGCCAGTTCTGGACATTGAAGGTAATATCATATTCGGCGGCAGTTACTACGTTATTCCCGTCTTCTTCGGCGCTGATGGTGGCGGCCTGACTCTTTCCCCCCTTGGTAACAAGCAGTGTCCCCTATATATCGGGCAAGAACCTTCAGAGGCCAACATGGGCATTCCCGTAAGATTCTCAAACTGGAAGTCTAGAGTTGGGTTCGTTCCCGAATCCGAAAACCTTAACATCCCGATGGATGTCAAAGCTACGATCTGCGTCCAGTCAACATACTGGTGGGTCGCTGTATCTGGCATGCCCACTGTGAAGTCTTTAATAGCGGCTGGTCCTAAGCCAGAACCTGCAAAAGATTCATCCAAAAGTTTCTTCCAGATCAAAAAAGATGGAGATTCTAGTAATGGCTACAATATTGTGTTTTGTCCTAATGATAAAGATTGCATTGATGTCGGGATATTTGTGGACAAAGATGGCGTTCGACGTTTGGCTTTAAGCTCCACGCCATTCCCAGTTATGTTCCTGAACTCTACTGATGAGACAGAGACTTCGTTCAAGAAGACCATGTCTATTATCTGA